The window CAGGTACTCACCATAAACCAGGGGATCTAAGACCCTTATCACCAAAAGAGCAAGAGaagttttaaaaactaaacaaataaaAGGATTGTGTGCTGCTAATtccttttaataatattcataatATAGTTTATGTAGGCATGATTGTCATAAGCAAAACTCTTctcatttttcctttgattttgtTGCATGTATTAAATAGTACTTCTCAACTTACCATGCTATCTGAAAAGCCAAGGCCCTACTCGCAGCTTGTCTACACATTCTTCATCTCTAAGTGGTTCATACATGAGGGAGTGCGAAACAATGCCAATGGTTCCACCTTGCTTTGCCTGGATTAGCATGAGTGGTTTACTAATTAAACTCCCATCTTGGACTTTAATCCTCTTTCCCCTAATCTTGAAAATGTGACAACATTTAGGAAATTTTTTGTTACCTGAAAGTGCTTGCGGTATAATTCAACAGCCTTGGCTTGTGCTAGTAACATATTGTGCACGACAATGAGAGGCTCAACATCAGAGTTACCAGTATAACAGCTTCCAAAAGGTGGAGAACAGTGACCAGGGGCATATATTCATTTCCTATAGGCAAAGTTTGCAACCAGGGCTGGCTCATTGATGGTTGTCCAGTACTTAACCCTGTCTCCAAAGCTCTTGAAACAAATTCAGCTAAATGAACAAAATCTCTCCTAGAATATAATAGAGAATGTATACAGTTATAAAAGTTTCTATCTTCACCTGGCTCAAACTTTTGGACTATGATTATGCAGGAGAATTCATCAGCTTACAGGAAAATCCATTGATGAACTAATAAACTTTGAATTCTTCAGCATTATAAATGAGAAGTAAACAAAAATGAGAGCTGTGGATTTACTGCATTAGGGGACTAATCCAACCACCATATCTTTCTTCCAGTTCTTGTGGCAAGTCCTGATGGTGAATTGTCACAAATGGCTCAATCCCTGGATTTAGATACAGGTTAGGGCAATGCCATAcagtaataaatataaatattaaaccaTTTATGAGGTTCCCCTTAGCAGGTTTAGTTTTTACTTTCACGAGAGCTATTCTTATGTCTTGAATCTTGACACATACCAAGACTGAATACTATCAATCTTtggtaaagaatcaagacaaaCTAGCAACTATGGAGTATAAAGAACCAAGTGGACAATGTCATTCATTATTACTTCACCTTTAAGCAGCAGATTGTCTATAATCTTGTTGTAGAACATTATCCCATTTGGATTTATGTCCCCGTATATCCCTCCTGTTCGTTTCATGAAGATCAAATTAAGCTGAAAATTTGGAAGATTGTAGGAACtagtatttaaatttgaaatacttACTTGGTAGAATCCTTGTCTATGAAATAGAAAATCGATATACATTTACCCCAAGAGACGACATTAACACAGTGTCTTCCTGTTGAATGTCAAGGCCAGCGGTTAAGTCATAAATGAGTCGGAGTATATAATAAATGCAGGTTAATATGAAGCTGATACTTATCAAATAGCGATGATAATGATCATCTGCAATGACACCATTCTcatcattgtttatttttcctaaaaattgaTCAAATTTAATACTGATTAATAATTCATCTTAATCATGATAATTCTATAACTGTATGCACCACAAGGAATCAAGATAGAGTGAAATGAGTCGAGTAGTGACCACATACCTGGTGTATTACTAAAAACATCCCAGGTGCTCCTTCAatctgtttttgttgtttcacaaAATTCCCATTAACAGAAACAACATTTTAAACTCttaactaaatttatatattttggagggaaaaaataaaatagaattacttTGAACGTATATGAAAGCAGAGAAAGGAAAAGTAAACAAGCACCTGGTAAGAGGAAGTGCTTGTTCCGAAGAGGAACCCTTCTGGGAATTGACATCTGCTGATTCCATCTTCAAATCCAAGACAACTTT of the Glycine max cultivar Williams 82 chromosome 13, Glycine_max_v4.0, whole genome shotgun sequence genome contains:
- the LOC100813465 gene encoding beta-glucosidase 18; amino-acid sequence: MESADVNSQKGSSSEQALPLTRCLFTFPFSAFIYVQRGIYGDINPNGIMFYNKIIDNLLLKGIEPFVTIHHQDLPQELEERYGGWISPLMQRDFVHLAEFVSRALETGLSTGQPSMSQPWLQTLPIGNEYMPLVTVLHLLEAVILIRGKRIKVQDGSLISKPLMLIQAKQGGTIGIVSHSLMVLDPLVYGEYLAEMRSILGSQLPVFSPKEKNLIKGSIDFVGMSHYGSLYAKDCSLSACSLGADHPITGFVDAVAT